A stretch of Bos taurus isolate L1 Dominette 01449 registration number 42190680 breed Hereford chromosome 5, ARS-UCD2.0, whole genome shotgun sequence DNA encodes these proteins:
- the LPCAT3 gene encoding lysophospholipid acyltransferase 5 (The RefSeq protein has 1 substitution compared to this genomic sequence) — protein sequence MASAAEGDMEAELTRGLLWGFQDLSLNKLATSLGASEQALRLIISIFLGYPFALFYRRYLFYKDSYLIHLFHTFTGLSIAYYNFGTQLYHSLLCIVLQFLILRLMGRTITAVLTTFCVQMGYLLAGYYNTATGTYDIKWTMPHCVLTLKLIGLAMDYYDGGKDQKSLTSEQQIYAIWGVPSLLEISGFSYFYGAFLVGPQFSMNHYMKLVRGELTDVPGKIPNSTIPALRRLALGLVYLVGYTLLSPHITEDYLLSDDYENGSFWFRCMYMLIWGKFVLYKYVTCWLVTEGVCILTGLGFNGLDEYGTAKWDACANMKVWLFETTPRFTGTIASFNINTNAWVARYFFKRLKFLGNKVLSQGLSLLFLALWHGLHSGYLVCFQMEFLIVIVERQAASLIRDSPVLSRLASITVLQPLYYLAQQTIHWLFMGYSMTAFCLFTWDKWMKVYKSIYFLGHVFFLSLLFILPYVRKVMVPRKEKLKKME from the exons ATGGCGTCCGCAGCCGAGGGGGACATGGAAGCGGAGCTGACGAGGGGGCTGCTGTGGGGTTTCCAAGACCTGAGCCTTAACAAGTTGGCGACGTCCCTGGGCGCGTCAGAACAGGCGCTGCGGCTCATCATCTCCATCTTCCTAG GTTACCCCTTCGCTTTATTTTATCGGCGTTACCTTTTCTACAAGGACAGCTACCTCATCCACCTTTTCCACACCTTTACGGGCCTCTCAATCGCTTATTATAATTTTG GAACCCAGCTCTACCATTCCCTGCTCTGCATCGTGCTGCAGTTCCTCATCCTCCGGCTGATGGGCCGAACCATCACCGCCGTGCTCACCACCTTCTGCGTCCAGATG GGCTACCTTCTGGCCGGATATTACAACACAGCCACCGGCACCTACGACATCAAGTGGACAATGCCACACTGTGTCCTGACCTTGAAGCTGATCG GTCTGGCCATGGACTACTATGACGGAGGGAAGGATCAG AAATCCCTGACCTCCGAGCAGCAGATATACGCTATACGGGGTGTCCCCTCCCTGCTGGAAATCTCCGGCTTCTCCTACTTCTATGGAGCCTTCCTGGTGGGGCCCCAGTTCTCCATGAACCACTACATGAAGCTGGTGCGGGGAGAGCTGACTGATGTCCCAGGGAAGATACCAAACAG CACCATACCTGCTCTGCGGCGCCTGGCCCTGGGCCTGGTCTACCTAGTGGGCTACACCCTACTCAGCCCCCACATCACCGAAGACTATCTCCTCAGCGACGACTACGAA AACGGCAGCTTCTGGTTCCGCTGCATGTACATGCTGATCTGGGGCAAGTTTGTGCTGTACAAATATGTCACCTGTTGGCTGGTCACG GAAGGTGTGTGCATTCTGACGGGGCTGGGCTTCAATGGCTTGGACGAGTATGGGACAGCCAAGTGGGATGCCTGCGCCAACATGAAGGTGTGGCTCTTTGAAACCACCCCCCGCTTCACGGGCACCATTGCTTCTTTCAACATCAACACCAACGCCTGGGTGGCTCG CTACTTCTTCAAACGACTCAAGTTCCTCGGAAATAAAGTTCTATCCCAGGGTCTCTCGTTGCTATTCTTGGCGCTCTGGCATGGCCTCCACTCAGGGTACCTGGTCTGCTTCCAGATGGAGTTCCTCATTGTTATTGTGGAGAGACAG GCTGCCAGCTTGATTCGAGACAGCCCAGTCCTGAGCAGGTTGGCCTCCATCACCGTCCTGCAGCCCCTCTACTATCTGGCGCAGCAGACCATCCACTGGCTCTTCATGGGTTACTCGATGACCGCTTTCTGCCTCTTCACGTGGGACAAGTGGATGAAG